From one Clostridium cylindrosporum DSM 605 genomic stretch:
- a CDS encoding nucleobase:cation symporter-2 family protein — protein MQTQSIDKLNEKLPVSQLIPLGLQHVLAMYAGAVIVPIIVGQGIGLNPKQLAYLVAADLFTCGIATLIQTLGILNFAGIRLPVVLGCAFQAVFPMISIGKDYGIEAIYGSIISSGIFVLFAAYFFGKLLKFFPPVVIGSIITIIGLSLIGVAFNNLGGGAQATASKTFGSLQNIGIGIFTLLIIILSNKFFKGFMQTISVLIGIISGTILAYLAGIVSLDNIVNEPWLNIVTPFYFGFPKFVPAAIFTLCLVSLVSMIESTGVFFATGNVCEKKIEEKDIVKGIRAEGIAQVLGGIFNAFPYTTFSQNVGLIALTKVRSRYVVVSAGIILIILGTIPKFAAIATIIPPCVLGGAMIALFGMVAISGIKTLSVVDFTKTSNMLIAACSIAVGLGVSITPDLFAFFPKNLKLFFESGIVSGSIVAILLNILLNWNELKGNVKPEMVLPDEHSL, from the coding sequence ATGCAAACCCAAAGTATTGACAAATTAAATGAGAAATTACCAGTTAGTCAGTTAATTCCTTTGGGACTTCAACATGTACTTGCGATGTATGCAGGTGCTGTTATAGTTCCTATTATCGTTGGTCAAGGTATAGGTCTTAATCCAAAGCAATTAGCCTATCTTGTTGCTGCAGATCTTTTCACCTGTGGTATTGCAACTTTAATTCAAACTCTAGGTATTTTGAACTTCGCAGGTATTCGTCTTCCTGTTGTTTTAGGCTGTGCCTTTCAAGCTGTATTCCCAATGATTTCAATTGGAAAAGACTATGGAATAGAAGCTATTTACGGTTCAATTATTTCCTCTGGGATATTTGTACTTTTTGCAGCATACTTTTTCGGTAAGCTTCTTAAATTCTTCCCACCCGTTGTTATAGGTTCGATTATTACAATCATTGGACTATCTCTTATTGGTGTTGCTTTTAATAATTTAGGTGGAGGTGCACAGGCTACTGCCTCAAAAACATTTGGAAGTCTTCAAAACATTGGAATTGGAATTTTTACTTTGTTAATCATAATTTTATCTAACAAGTTTTTCAAAGGATTTATGCAAACCATATCTGTTTTAATAGGTATTATATCTGGTACAATCCTTGCCTATCTAGCAGGCATAGTTAGCCTTGATAATATTGTAAATGAACCATGGCTTAATATTGTTACACCATTTTACTTTGGTTTCCCTAAGTTCGTACCAGCAGCTATATTTACCCTATGCCTAGTGTCACTTGTTAGTATGATAGAATCAACTGGAGTATTTTTTGCAACAGGAAATGTTTGCGAAAAGAAAATAGAGGAAAAGGATATTGTAAAAGGTATACGCGCTGAAGGAATTGCTCAGGTTCTAGGGGGTATATTTAATGCATTCCCATATACTACATTTTCTCAAAACGTTGGTCTTATAGCTCTTACTAAAGTAAGAAGTAGATATGTTGTTGTATCTGCAGGAATTATTTTAATTATTCTTGGTACTATTCCTAAGTTTGCTGCAATCGCTACAATAATACCTCCTTGTGTACTTGGAGGTGCTATGATTGCATTGTTTGGTATGGTTGCTATATCAGGAATTAAAACATTATCTGTTGTTGATTTTACCAAAACATCTAATATGTTAATTGCAGCTTGTTCTATCGCAGTTGGACTTGGGGTTTCAATTACCCCAGACCTTTTCGCCTTTTTCCCTAAGAACTTAAAACTGTTTTTTGAAAGTGGAATAGTTTCAGGTAGTATAGTTGCTATACTTCTTAATATACTACTTAACTGGAATGAATTAAAAGGCAATGTAAAGCCTGAAATGGTTTTACCAGATGAACATTCACTTTAA